The genome window CCGGAGAACGATTCATCGAAGCGAAAAAGCCGCTCATGGCCTCCGAGGACTTTGCGTTCTACCTTACGCGGAATGACGGAGCGCTTTTCCTGCTCGGACTCGGTGATCGATCACCCAAGCTCCACACGCCGGCGTTCGATTTCAATGACGAGGCGATAGAGCACGGCATACGGATGTTCTCGCGGCTGCTTGTCAGCTGATGCTGTTTGCGCTGCGGCCGATATACTTCAGCCGTATCCGCTATTTCTGCACGAGAGAGAAATCATCGAAATAGAGCGTTGCTTTGTCCGCGTTCTTTTTCCCGGCAACGAGCATGATGCCCGTAACCCGTTTCAACTCGTCATCGGTCATCGATTTTTCCGCTTTTTTGAATGAGGTGAACGGTATGACCGCTTCCGACCAGGATGCGGTGAGCGTGATCGATGCGTCGTATTTTATCTGCGTACTGCCGTCCATATAGTGCAGCGTGGCGGTAAAAAACTGTTCGCCCTCGGACTTGATGAAGAATTTCACGCCGCTTGCCTTTTCCGGGCTTACGTCGCCTGCGACGAATGCCCTGCCGAACCAGGCGTAGGTGAATTTCGAGAAATCACTTTCGATCTTCAGCACGGTCTTTCGTTCGGGATCGCCGCTGGCGGTCGGGGATAATTTCACGTTGTCTTTCCAGCTCCACACTTTCTTGTCGAGCGTTTCAAAATCATCGGCAACGGGTGCCTGGGAGAACACAGTACATACGGCTATCAGTGATGCCGCGATACCTTTGAGAATAGTGTTCATAGGGACCTCCGGATTCTTGTGTCGAGTCATCTGTTGAACATTTTATGTATTCAAGTCGGTTTGTCAAGCGCAGGTTCCAATATGCTATGCGGGTTTTTCGATGCGGGACAAGCAATCGATAATGTCATTGACGAAGCACCGGTATCTGCTATACTGTCGCCCGCAATGAGCACAAGTATTCACCGCACGGAATAACACATGAAGATAACCCTTACCGGCGCCGCCGGGAATCTCGGTTCGGTGGTGTGCCGCCATCTTTCTGAAAAAGGATACGATATCACCGCCACCGATATCTCCTACCGGAGCGATCTCCCCGTGCCGATCGATGTCGCCGATCTTCTTGACCGCGCCTCCTGCTATCGCGTGCTGAAAGGCGCAGAAGCGCTCGTGCATCTGGCGAATCATCCGAGCTTTCAGGGGCGCGACGGCCAGCGCATCCATAACGAGAACGTAAGCATGGATTTCAATGTATTCGAAGCGGCCCGTCAGATGGGCGTAAAGACGATAGTGTTCAGCAGCAGCATTCAGGCCATGGCGGGCGACAGACATCACAAGGATGATATCCCGAGCGGTCAGCCGTATCTCCCGCTCAACGGCGATATACCCGCGCGACCCGGCAATCCCTATGGCCTCTCGAAGCAGGCCGGCGAGAATATGCTCCAGTATATGGTCCGCCAATGGGGAATGAACGCCGTCGCCCTTCGCTTCCCCTGGCTCATACGCCCGGAGTGGGAGCATCATATGCGCGATGAAAAACGCACCGAACCATGGCCGCGTGAGAATACCGACGAGGCGTTCACCTTCCTCCGCATGGCCGATGCCGCGTCTCTCATCGAGGCGATTCTCCGCGCGAAGCTCACCGGCTATCGATGTTATTTCCCCGTCGCAGGGGAACATTCCCTTAACATGAGCATACCCGATATGATATCGACGTTCTTTGCCGGCGTACCCCTGCGTGTTCCCGCCTCGGAGTTGAAGCATCTGGTCGATATCAGCGCGATAACGCGCGATACCGGCTGGACGCCGTCCGCATAATGGGCCCGCGGCACGATGACTATACGCCGCGATTGAGCGTATGGCAGATAATCAGGCGGCTATTCCCGTACTTTGCCGCTGAGAAAAAACGCTTCGCCATGACATTCCTCTTCGTCGGCCTCAAGATAGCCTCCGATCTCTACCTTCTCCTCGTCACCCGAAGCATATTGAAAGTGATAGAAGCCTGGGTCGGCGGTGGCGCTCGCGGTAGAGCGCATCCCATCCCGCAGATACTCCGCGATACGCTCATGATGGATACCGCATCGCTCAATGCCGCCGATCTCCCTGTGCTCGTGGGTATCATGGGCGCTACCGTGCTTGCGTTCTTCGGTGTCGGTTATCTTCGCTCGTTCTATCCCGCGATACTTATCTCCAACGTCGCCTTCGCCATACGCC of Spirochaetota bacterium contains these proteins:
- a CDS encoding NAD(P)-dependent oxidoreductase, whose product is MKITLTGAAGNLGSVVCRHLSEKGYDITATDISYRSDLPVPIDVADLLDRASCYRVLKGAEALVHLANHPSFQGRDGQRIHNENVSMDFNVFEAARQMGVKTIVFSSSIQAMAGDRHHKDDIPSGQPYLPLNGDIPARPGNPYGLSKQAGENMLQYMVRQWGMNAVALRFPWLIRPEWEHHMRDEKRTEPWPRENTDEAFTFLRMADAASLIEAILRAKLTGYRCYFPVAGEHSLNMSIPDMISTFFAGVPLRVPASELKHLVDISAITRDTGWTPSA